In the Natrinema amylolyticum genome, one interval contains:
- a CDS encoding 4Fe-4S dicluster domain-containing protein, with translation MAIDPQFHENRDQVDEHEGHSVWGPVDEPEELGIHGTHVAVDFDICIADGACVEDCPVDVFEWIDTPGHPESEEKADPANEAQCIDCMLCVDVCPVDAIDVDAGRTA, from the coding sequence CCATAGACCCACAGTTCCACGAGAACCGCGACCAGGTCGACGAACACGAGGGACACTCGGTCTGGGGTCCCGTCGACGAACCCGAGGAGCTCGGCATCCACGGCACGCACGTCGCCGTCGACTTCGACATCTGCATCGCCGACGGTGCCTGCGTCGAGGACTGTCCCGTCGACGTCTTCGAGTGGATCGACACGCCGGGTCACCCCGAGAGCGAAGAGAAGGCGGATCCCGCGAACGAAGCGCAGTGTATCGATTGTATGCTCTGCGTCGACGTCTGTCCGGTCGACGCCATCGACGTCGACGCCGGACGAACGGCCTGA
- a CDS encoding DUF6757 family protein encodes MNCHYCDREAAFAAESDGLKVGLCEEHFRERLQELAEADGLESLKEKVDVDRAE; translated from the coding sequence ATGAACTGCCACTATTGTGACCGCGAGGCCGCCTTCGCAGCCGAGTCCGACGGACTCAAAGTTGGCCTCTGCGAGGAGCACTTCCGCGAGCGATTACAGGAGCTCGCCGAAGCCGACGGGCTCGAGAGCCTGAAGGAGAAAGTCGACGTCGATCGCGCCGAATAA
- a CDS encoding PHP domain-containing protein — protein MPYADLHVHTTRSDGSLTLEAVPEAARRGGVDVVAVTDHDRVQPFDGPVVERDGVTLVHGIELRVGTPGGQRIDLLGYGLEPSASLEAILANIQENRIERGRAIVDCVESRLGIDLDVTVDGGFGRPHIARAIEAHPETEYDYQGAFDHVIGSDCPCYVPRDVPSFETGRAALAESCRLVSLAHPLRYRDPERALALAADLDAVELEYPYGRDVDREPVERAIERHDLLATGGSDAHDERLGVDGLSRRAYERLELTGD, from the coding sequence ATGCCATATGCGGACTTGCACGTCCACACGACGCGCTCGGACGGCAGCCTCACGCTCGAGGCGGTTCCCGAGGCCGCTCGCCGCGGTGGGGTCGATGTCGTCGCGGTGACGGACCACGATCGGGTCCAGCCGTTCGACGGGCCGGTCGTCGAGCGCGACGGCGTGACGCTCGTCCACGGAATCGAACTCCGCGTCGGGACGCCGGGGGGACAGCGGATCGACCTGCTCGGCTACGGGCTCGAGCCGAGCGCATCGCTCGAGGCCATTCTCGCGAATATTCAGGAAAACCGGATCGAGCGCGGGCGGGCGATCGTCGACTGCGTGGAGTCGCGGCTGGGGATCGATCTCGACGTGACCGTCGACGGCGGGTTCGGGCGGCCACACATCGCGCGAGCGATCGAGGCCCATCCCGAGACCGAATACGACTATCAGGGCGCGTTCGACCACGTCATCGGCTCCGATTGCCCGTGTTACGTGCCCCGAGACGTTCCGTCGTTCGAGACGGGGCGAGCGGCGCTGGCCGAGTCGTGCCGACTCGTCTCGCTCGCGCATCCGCTGCGGTACCGCGATCCAGAGCGCGCGCTCGCGCTGGCGGCCGACCTCGACGCCGTCGAGTTAGAGTACCCGTACGGCCGCGACGTCGACCGCGAGCCCGTCGAACGGGCGATCGAGCGCCACGACCTGCTCGCGACCGGCGGCAGCGACGCTCACGACGAGCGCCTCGGCGTCGACGGGCTCTCTCGGCGGGCCTACGAGCGACTCGAGCTGACAGGCGACTGA
- a CDS encoding DUF5789 family protein has product MLLNGTGEVIDDYEYPATTDELIEDHGDRTLELPNGSETVGDVLARLEPETFETAEDARFAVYSAVSDKAVGRVGYSDRDPTPVGSPYSPDAVSF; this is encoded by the coding sequence ATGCTGCTCAATGGCACCGGCGAGGTCATCGACGACTACGAGTATCCCGCGACGACCGACGAACTGATCGAGGACCACGGCGATCGCACCCTCGAACTCCCGAACGGTAGCGAGACGGTCGGCGATGTACTCGCCCGCCTCGAGCCCGAAACCTTCGAAACCGCGGAAGACGCGCGCTTCGCCGTCTACTCCGCCGTCAGCGACAAGGCCGTCGGCCGCGTCGGCTACAGCGACCGCGACCCGACCCCGGTCGGCAGCCCGTACTCGCCCGACGCGGTTTCCTTCTAA